Proteins encoded by one window of Nocardia goodfellowii:
- a CDS encoding MerR family transcriptional regulator produces MRIGELGRRTGVNAHQLRYYESQGLLAAQRSGNGYREYDEEAVLRVRQIRHLLAAGLSSEDIAYLLPCAVGEAPELLGCPELLAAMRSRLLRLEEQMDRLARSRAALTDYIAAAERTGSENYPPFDELERLPA; encoded by the coding sequence ATGCGTATCGGGGAACTGGGTCGCCGGACGGGCGTCAACGCACATCAATTGCGCTATTACGAATCCCAGGGCCTGCTGGCGGCGCAGCGCTCGGGTAACGGTTATCGCGAATACGACGAGGAGGCCGTGCTGCGGGTGCGGCAGATCCGGCATCTGCTCGCGGCCGGGCTGTCCTCCGAGGACATCGCCTACCTGCTGCCCTGCGCGGTCGGCGAAGCCCCGGAGTTGCTGGGGTGCCCGGAATTGCTGGCCGCCATGCGATCCCGGCTGCTGCGGCTGGAGGAGCAGATGGACCGGCTCGCTCGATCCCGCGCCGCGCTCACCGATTACATCGCGGCGGCCGAGCGTACCGGCAGCGAGAACTATCCGCCCTTCGACGAACTGGAGCGCCTGCCGGCCTAG
- a CDS encoding SelT/SelW/SelH family protein: MARVAIEYCTQCRWLLRASWMAQELLSTFGTELGEVALIPGEGGVFRITVDGEQVWERKADGGFPEIAVLKQRVRDRVAPERDLGHADRTG, translated from the coding sequence ATGGCACGCGTCGCGATCGAGTACTGCACCCAATGCCGCTGGCTGCTCCGGGCAAGCTGGATGGCACAGGAGCTGCTGAGTACCTTCGGCACCGAACTCGGCGAGGTCGCGCTGATTCCGGGCGAAGGCGGGGTTTTCCGGATCACCGTCGACGGCGAACAAGTATGGGAACGCAAGGCCGACGGCGGTTTCCCGGAGATCGCGGTGCTCAAGCAGCGGGTGCGGGACCGGGTCGCGCCGGAACGCGACCTCGGCCACGCCGACCGCACCGGCTAG
- a CDS encoding cytochrome P450, which yields MKPQYWFRWFSVQGLPRLVLRTQARRGQPFAQLMGGPEGFTDPYPLIEQLRGQGRLVRTPIAWATADYELIRTILRDNRFGVRTKESFNIPKPLQKLADRFPLPPSPVEPPSMLVIDPPEHTKMRRPVASAFTPRAIQRLRDRVETVTEELLAELPSGGSADLIASYAAQVPIAIISEMLGFPREDKEMFLAWGDAATPLLDVGISRRAHRTALDAMEVMNHYLDGHIERLRREPGEDILSSLVTAGELDTYGLKATASLLMGAGFETTVNLIGNGVVQLLSHPDQLDRLRAEPELWPNAVEEVLRIDAPVQTTARTALEDIELAGIQLRKGNTVVVSLAGANRDPEVFADPTRFDVGRANAKDHLTFSSGVHVCLGASLARMEATYALRALFDRFPDLRLAGPPQRRELFTLHGYERLPVRLGRSAQTPVTTAV from the coding sequence ATGAAGCCCCAGTATTGGTTCCGGTGGTTCTCGGTACAGGGTCTGCCCCGCTTGGTCTTGCGCACGCAAGCCCGGCGCGGGCAGCCCTTCGCCCAATTGATGGGCGGCCCGGAGGGTTTCACCGATCCCTACCCGTTGATCGAACAGCTCCGCGGCCAGGGCCGCTTGGTGCGCACGCCGATCGCGTGGGCCACCGCCGACTACGAGCTGATCCGGACGATTTTGCGAGACAACCGGTTCGGGGTCCGCACCAAGGAGAGCTTCAATATTCCGAAGCCCTTGCAGAAGCTCGCCGACCGATTCCCGCTGCCGCCCAGTCCGGTCGAGCCGCCGTCGATGCTGGTGATCGATCCGCCCGAGCACACCAAGATGCGCCGGCCGGTCGCGTCGGCGTTCACTCCGCGTGCCATCCAGCGGTTGCGCGACCGGGTGGAGACGGTCACCGAGGAATTGCTGGCGGAGTTGCCGTCGGGCGGTTCGGCCGACCTCATCGCCTCCTACGCCGCGCAGGTGCCGATCGCGATCATCTCCGAGATGCTCGGCTTTCCGCGCGAGGACAAGGAGATGTTCCTGGCCTGGGGCGATGCCGCGACACCGCTGCTCGACGTCGGCATCTCCCGCCGGGCGCACCGCACCGCGCTCGACGCCATGGAGGTGATGAACCACTACCTCGACGGACACATCGAACGGCTGCGCCGCGAACCGGGCGAGGACATTCTGTCCAGCCTGGTCACCGCGGGCGAGCTCGATACCTACGGGTTGAAGGCCACCGCCAGCCTGCTCATGGGCGCGGGCTTCGAGACCACCGTCAATCTCATCGGAAACGGTGTCGTCCAGCTGCTTTCGCATCCCGACCAACTGGATCGGCTGCGTGCCGAGCCGGAGTTGTGGCCGAACGCGGTCGAAGAGGTACTGCGCATCGACGCCCCCGTGCAGACCACCGCCCGCACCGCGCTCGAGGACATCGAGCTGGCGGGCATCCAGCTGCGCAAAGGCAATACCGTGGTCGTGTCGCTGGCCGGCGCCAATCGGGATCCGGAGGTGTTCGCCGACCCGACCCGCTTCGATGTCGGCCGCGCGAATGCCAAGGATCACCTGACTTTCAGCAGCGGCGTGCATGTCTGTCTCGGCGCGAGCCTGGCCCGCATGGAAGCCACCTACGCGCTGCGCGCCCTGTTCGACCGCTTCCCCGACCTGCGATTGGCGGGCCCGCCGCAGCGCCGCGAACTGTTCACGCTGCACGGCTACGAACGACTGCCGGTCCGGCTCGGCCGCAGCGCCCAGACCCCGGTGACCACGGCGGTCTGA
- a CDS encoding TIGR03089 family protein — protein MREHTTLTELVLEPILAREPAAPRVTYYDDATGARIELSGLTLANWAAKTANLIRDEFGLTPGARVAVLLPAHWQTAAVLLGCWWAGAEVVLRPDPDAELALVTAARLDDADDIAEVAALSLDPLGAPVRDLPLGVTDFATHVRVHGDQFLPRGAGVALEGLPVAEVLAAAKLSAMRQDFGEGDRVLSSTPWETEAEVIDGFVAVLAAGASLVQVVNPDPAAQDRRIATERVTAQR, from the coding sequence ATGCGTGAGCACACGACACTGACCGAGTTGGTACTGGAGCCGATCCTGGCCCGCGAACCCGCCGCCCCCCGGGTCACCTACTACGACGACGCCACCGGCGCCCGGATCGAACTGTCCGGGCTGACGCTGGCGAATTGGGCGGCCAAAACCGCCAATCTCATTCGCGACGAATTCGGCCTCACGCCGGGCGCGCGGGTGGCGGTGCTGTTGCCCGCGCATTGGCAGACCGCGGCGGTGCTGCTGGGCTGCTGGTGGGCCGGCGCGGAAGTCGTGCTGCGGCCGGATCCGGATGCCGAGCTGGCGCTGGTGACGGCCGCGCGCCTCGACGACGCCGACGACATCGCCGAAGTCGCGGCGCTGTCCCTGGATCCGCTCGGCGCGCCGGTCCGCGATCTGCCCCTGGGCGTCACCGATTTCGCGACGCACGTGCGGGTGCACGGTGACCAGTTCCTGCCGCGCGGCGCGGGTGTCGCGCTGGAGGGCTTGCCGGTCGCCGAGGTGCTGGCCGCGGCGAAGCTGTCCGCCATGCGCCAGGATTTCGGCGAGGGCGACCGAGTGCTGTCCAGCACGCCGTGGGAGACCGAGGCGGAGGTGATCGACGGGTTCGTCGCGGTGCTGGCGGCGGGCGCGTCGCTGGTGCAGGTGGTGAATCCGGATCCGGCGGCCCAGGATCGGCGCATCGCCACCGAGCGGGTTACCGCCCAGCGTTGA
- a CDS encoding LCP family protein, with translation MTEERSVGLGRIVVAAAAALVLVFTGFAWRSVDSLVSGIERISNLGLGGQRDGATDILLVGVDSRTDAHGNPLSEEERAMLHAGDEVGMNTDTIMLVRVPNDGRSATAISIPRDSYVEVPGIGPSKINSAYGATKLSLKEKLLAQGVSDSSAETQAVQAGRQALIKSVGTLTGLTVDHYAEISFLGFVLLTDAVGGVEVCLNEPVDEWMSGADFPAGRQRLDGAQALSFVRQRHNLPRGDIDRIVRQQVFLAQLTNQMLSAKTLSNPVRLQQLSEAVGRTVVLDGSWDVLAFLKQLKDLSGGHVRFETIPVADLNGMTSNGESVVRVEPRMVKAFVSALVDGNTDEAEEPSFDPATVTVNVLNASGIGGLASKVSQALAAKGFQAGQVGNYNGGSVMSTRVLASSTSNAKAKEVARLLGGLTVVADPMMSPEAVSVVLASDYSGPGSAASSLFDFTGSSSTSATPVPPAPPISAGQNGPKCVN, from the coding sequence GTGACTGAAGAGAGATCGGTTGGTCTGGGTCGCATCGTGGTCGCCGCCGCGGCCGCGCTGGTGCTCGTCTTCACCGGATTCGCGTGGCGCAGTGTCGATTCGCTGGTCTCGGGCATCGAGCGGATCAGCAATCTCGGCCTGGGCGGACAGCGTGACGGCGCCACCGACATCCTGCTGGTCGGCGTGGACAGCCGCACCGACGCGCACGGCAACCCGCTGAGCGAGGAAGAACGGGCCATGCTGCACGCCGGCGACGAGGTCGGCATGAACACCGACACCATCATGCTGGTGCGCGTCCCGAACGACGGCCGGTCCGCGACCGCCATTTCCATCCCCCGCGACAGCTATGTCGAGGTACCGGGCATCGGTCCGAGCAAGATCAATTCGGCCTACGGCGCCACCAAGCTGAGTCTGAAGGAAAAACTGCTCGCCCAGGGCGTCTCGGACTCCTCGGCGGAAACGCAAGCCGTCCAGGCCGGACGGCAGGCCCTGATCAAGTCCGTCGGTACCCTCACCGGTCTCACCGTCGACCATTACGCGGAGATCAGTTTTCTCGGCTTCGTGCTGCTCACCGATGCCGTCGGCGGCGTGGAGGTCTGCCTGAACGAGCCGGTGGACGAGTGGATGTCGGGTGCGGACTTCCCGGCCGGCCGCCAGCGACTCGACGGGGCACAGGCGCTGAGCTTCGTCCGTCAGCGGCACAACCTGCCGCGCGGTGACATCGACCGGATCGTGCGCCAGCAGGTGTTCCTGGCGCAGTTGACCAATCAGATGCTGAGCGCGAAAACCCTCAGCAACCCGGTCCGGTTGCAGCAGCTCAGCGAGGCGGTGGGCCGCACGGTGGTGCTGGACGGCAGCTGGGACGTGCTCGCGTTCCTCAAACAGCTCAAGGATCTGTCCGGCGGGCACGTGCGATTCGAGACCATCCCGGTGGCTGACCTCAACGGCATGACCAGCAACGGCGAATCCGTGGTCCGGGTGGAGCCGCGCATGGTGAAGGCGTTCGTCTCCGCGCTGGTGGACGGCAACACCGACGAAGCCGAGGAACCCAGCTTCGATCCGGCGACCGTGACGGTGAACGTGCTCAATGCCAGCGGTATCGGCGGGCTGGCCTCGAAGGTGTCCCAAGCGTTGGCCGCCAAGGGTTTCCAGGCCGGTCAGGTCGGCAACTACAACGGCGGCAGCGTGATGAGCACCCGGGTGCTGGCGTCGAGCACGTCGAACGCCAAGGCCAAGGAGGTGGCCCGGCTGCTGGGCGGGCTCACGGTGGTCGCGGATCCGATGATGTCGCCGGAAGCTGTCAGCGTCGTGCTGGCAAGCGACTATTCTGGGCCGGGCTCGGCCGCGAGTTCCCTGTTCGACTTCACCGGTTCCTCGTCGACATCGGCGACACCGGTGCCACCCGCCCCGCCGATCTCCGCTGGCCAGAACGGACCGAAATGCGTGAACTGA
- the rfbD gene encoding dTDP-4-dehydrorhamnose reductase yields the protein MTGSSETFAHLVVTGARGQVGRELLRLAPGARAYGRDDLDITDADAVATVVTPGTVVLNCAAYTAVDRAETDPEAAFAANATGPAVLAAACARADARLIHLSTDYVFGGTHNRPYDTADTTGPATVYGRSKLAGEQAILASGAPAHIVRTAWVYVGGAGDFVGTMRRLEGERETVDVVDDQLGSPTYAADLAAGLLELASRPDAPRLLHATNAGQATWFDLARAVFDEVGADPARVRPCDSSAFPRPAPRPAYSVLSDRSWIAAGLTPLRPWRAALHAAVQRNTHGT from the coding sequence GTGACCGGATCGTCCGAAACGTTTGCTCACCTCGTCGTGACCGGCGCGCGCGGCCAAGTGGGACGCGAGCTGCTGCGCCTGGCGCCCGGCGCGCGCGCCTACGGCCGCGATGACCTCGACATCACCGACGCCGACGCGGTGGCCACGGTGGTCACCCCGGGAACCGTGGTGCTCAACTGCGCCGCCTACACCGCCGTGGATCGAGCCGAAACCGACCCCGAGGCCGCTTTCGCCGCCAATGCGACCGGACCCGCCGTCCTCGCCGCCGCCTGCGCGCGGGCCGATGCCCGGCTCATTCATCTCTCGACCGACTATGTCTTCGGTGGTACCCACAATCGGCCTTATGACACGGCCGATACGACCGGACCCGCAACGGTTTACGGTCGCTCGAAGCTGGCGGGGGAGCAGGCGATCCTGGCTTCCGGCGCCCCGGCCCACATCGTGCGCACCGCGTGGGTGTACGTGGGTGGCGCGGGTGACTTCGTCGGCACGATGCGGCGGCTGGAAGGCGAACGCGAGACCGTCGACGTGGTCGACGATCAACTCGGGTCGCCCACCTACGCCGCGGACCTCGCCGCCGGTCTGCTCGAGCTGGCGTCCCGTCCGGACGCGCCGCGGCTGCTGCACGCCACCAACGCGGGCCAGGCCACCTGGTTCGATCTCGCCCGCGCGGTCTTCGACGAGGTCGGCGCGGACCCCGCCCGGGTGCGGCCGTGCGACTCGTCGGCGTTTCCGAGACCCGCACCGCGCCCGGCGTATTCGGTGCTGTCGGACCGGTCCTGGATCGCGGCAGGGCTCACCCCGCTGCGCCCTTGGCGGGCGGCCCTGCATGCCGCGGTACAGCGAAATACACACGGCACCTAG